One Artemia franciscana chromosome 15, ASM3288406v1, whole genome shotgun sequence genomic window carries:
- the LOC136036529 gene encoding uncharacterized protein LOC136036529, which produces MSLVIGDETVEGELNVQEAFTSFFTSIGNNIASTATFSRSKSDFRSYLGPSCVNSMFLEPVTEIEITKIVNGSKDSFSSGPDSIPTKVVKSILPSIVVPLTKLVNLSFKYGVFPDPLKRARSIVLYKGGPRNDPANYRPISILSLFHCATIAFGYSWIYLVFVGH; this is translated from the exons atgagtctggtcattggtgatgagactgtagagggtgagcttaatgtccaagaagcatttacttcatttttcacTAGTATTGGTAATAATATCGCCTCCACAGCTACTTTTTCTCGGTCTAAGTCGGACTTTAGATCTTACCTCGGGCCGTCTTGTGTTAACTCTATGTTTCTAGAGCcagtaacagaaattgaaattactaaaattgttaatggctCGAAAGACTCATTTTCATCTGGGCcagattctattcctactaaggtagttaaatctattcttccttcaatagttgtgcctcttacaaaacttgttaatctttcatttaaatatggggTTTTTCCAGATCCTCTTAAGCGTGCTCGGAgtattgttctgtataaaggtggaccaagaaatgatccagcaaattatcgaccaatttcaattttatca TTATTTCATTGCGCAACGATTGCCTTTGGATATAGTTGGATTTATCTGGTTTTTGTCGGCcactaa